Within Vigna unguiculata cultivar IT97K-499-35 chromosome 2, ASM411807v1, whole genome shotgun sequence, the genomic segment TAGAGACACCGCGAGAGAGATAGAGAGTGTGTGTTTGTTGTCCACTgtgaatgaattttattttcaagcttttcttttcttttattgttattttattttattttattatattattttttttaatgcttaGTTGCTTGTCTTTTTTCTAGTTGTGTTTCCTTTTCCTTTACTCATCTCTTTGTTTTGGCCTTTTCAGCTTGGGATGCTATTTTGGTTCTCCCACGTCTTTGCGCTAggataaatcaaattaaattataattcgatgtaaagtaattttaatattttatttttaatactatCTAACAAAATGTATTTAATGATCTTCTCcttcatgttaaaataaatttgatttgattttatgaGTTTGTTGGATTTTGGTAAATAATGTGTTGCCATAATCACTTATCCATaggaaaatcaaaatataataatggcatttactttatttttataacattagaTTATATTAGATAcgtttatttctattttaagttGTTTTAAGTTTGTGGCATGAGAGCACGGTAAAGAAATTATTGGTAATAAATGCCAGTGgattttttccattttctgtTTGCCTCTTTGATGATATAAGGGTACAATTATACGACCTTTGGAGAAACAAGAGACAATTAGGTTTATTTGTTACAGTCAAGCCTAAAAAAGCGAAACACGAAAGACACGATGCGATCGGATCAGCGAAGAGAACCCAAATAGGCTTGACCCACACAAAGCCCAATATAAACTAGGCTTGGCTATTTCTACTTCTTATTTTGCTAAGCTTCTACGCCACATAATTCTTGTacatttgtttaaataattctgACAGCAAAATGCTACTATTTAGAAAAATACTCAAAAAAAATGTCTCCATTGCGTTGAGTGAGTGCATGAATCAATACAAAACTGAAACATATGTTCAAATACTTTATCATgaaattcttaattttaataatttatttacagaACACAcgtgtataattttaaaaaatttaggtcCTGTATACAGAAACCACTAATTATAGTCCTTAAATGTACGCTTTCAAgtttattttagtcttttacacatttttaaacACATCATTGTTACCTTCAAATGACAGGACTTCATATTAAATATTGTCGAATCTTATGGATAGAAgatgttaataataaatatagagaaCTACTAAGATTGCACAAACGAtaagtgattttattttaaatgcttacattattcacatgctAGTAGATCATTATGGTCTtttctcattaaaaaaataaataaatgaccGAAATTACAGTGGTAAAGGAATGTttcaaattacataaatttatttggatattttatttatatagaatTATATCAATTATTCATGCATATATGTGTATAATGATGTATTTATCCTGAGCAAACAAAGATTTCccaaatataaactaaaaacaaaCGGGTCCAAAAACGATAGTAAAAAATGGCCAAAgctaaagagaaaaaaataatcaaacaaaaaatcaaTCACTCCCGTAGAGGTGCAGAAAGAAGCCATGGGGTGTGCAAAGTAATTTCCGAACcttaatatttatgttaattgGGTTTAACTAGAAAGTTGGAAGGCCCATATGAAGAAGGTCGTACAGTTGAGAGGTGGAAAGGGAAAATGGAAGGGGGGAGGAAGAGGAGGGGTAATGGAAAACGCAAGAACGAGCGTCACCAAGAGAAAATTCTGGAAGTCCCAATGAGAAGGGGAACAGAATCTTGGGCGGCAAGAGGAAAAGAAATTGTCAAGATTAGTGTTCCAGAACATTAGAAAGTCGAAAGAGAGGAAGAAAGTTGCAGAGAGAGGAGTTTCAATGGTGCTATGGGAGATAACGCTCGGAACCGCGTATTTCTTGGGTCTCAAGCGAACATACAGGCTCGCTCTCAGGATTCAACGCAGGATCGTAAGCCCTAAGTACCCTAAACTTCGCCAATTTCTTCACAGGTTCGTTCCTCTCTTCGATTCCCAATGCTGATCTTACTCTTATCTACCTGTAGGCAATAATAgtgttttgatttattttttttttgcacaaaAAAGAAGAGATCAACCGCAGCGAAATCATGTTCAACATCGCAATAAATGACTTTTTTCGTTGTGatatttgtgaattaaagtGATTTTGTGAGGATTGCTAGCTTTTAGAAAATGCTTTGTGATTGTGACCTCCAGATCCAGTGTTCTAAAGGATAATCATTAATCGATGATCAATCAATTGCTTTtagctgataaaaaaaataactaagcgTAGATTCCATCATGAAATTACGGATATATGTTAGGGACTTACGTTTCTCTACGGTGTTTTCCAGACGGACCCGTGGCGTGTTTGATGTAGCAATCAAAGTGCATCAGAACATTCAATACAGGGACATAGAAGTAGGTAGGAATTTCGGGAACTTTATATTGCGGTGGCTGGATCGAATGAAACCATCGGCGCAGATTCGTGGTCCACGACCTTCGAATGGTGTTAGGCCCACAGAAAGCATTGGAAAGCATGCCGCAGGAGGTAGCAGTTCCAATCACAAAGGTTCGGGGACGTCGAGGAGGAACTCTGATAGGAATTTGTTTACCTCAGCAAGGTGGGTGCCTTC encodes:
- the LOC114170244 gene encoding uncharacterized protein LOC114170244; translation: MVLWEITLGTAYFLGLKRTYRLALRIQRRIVSPKYPKLRQFLHRRTRGVFDVAIKVHQNIQYRDIEVGRNFGNFILRWLDRMKPSAQIRGPRPSNGVRPTESIGKHAAGGSSSNHKGSGTSRRNSDRNLFTSARWVPSPTVPRVMRRPNPPGTTIHDRHFSVSTPQIVASNYRVNLSGGVVRKDIMQWMLHN